In Gemmobacter sp. 24YEA27, a genomic segment contains:
- a CDS encoding GGDEF domain-containing protein gives MDRTGLACRRICLRTAGGIAGIKYWGGDALSGIVYWTAGEFVTFIAFLPVILSAPPLAQIRKYWYRLDLIDRSDLVPAMMVVLTFIASLLIGGPGAVAFPVLALLWCGLTWSVFATAVLTLVFGVMALGVIASGLVPYLDGFPDKAALSSFRLGASAIALVPITLAIVMRSRNELTERLRYLASHDALTGVTNRAAFHEQASRRLAAADRSTAMMMIDLDHFKSVNDTWGHAAGDEVLRETARRVVRMLRPADLFARVGGEEFVVMINGVTLEQAQSVAERLLTVVSEQPVRVGDVPILIAVTTSIGLAVARPDGATSPDALMQQADHALYQAKHGDVTGWSQSG, from the coding sequence GTGGATCGTACTGGCCTCGCTTGCAGGCGGATTTGCCTCAGGACTGCTGGGGGGATCGCCGGCATAAAGTACTGGGGCGGCGATGCGCTCAGCGGGATTGTCTACTGGACGGCGGGTGAGTTCGTCACCTTCATCGCCTTTCTCCCTGTGATCCTCTCGGCTCCTCCCCTGGCGCAGATCAGGAAATACTGGTACCGGCTTGATCTCATAGACAGAAGCGACCTTGTTCCCGCCATGATGGTCGTGCTGACTTTCATCGCCTCACTGTTGATCGGTGGCCCCGGTGCCGTGGCCTTCCCTGTCCTCGCGCTCCTCTGGTGCGGACTGACCTGGTCTGTCTTTGCAACCGCTGTGCTGACGCTGGTCTTCGGGGTCATGGCACTTGGGGTGATCGCCAGCGGGTTGGTTCCCTATCTCGACGGCTTCCCCGACAAGGCCGCGCTGTCTTCGTTCCGCCTTGGCGCCTCGGCGATTGCGCTGGTGCCGATCACCCTCGCCATCGTGATGCGCAGCCGTAACGAACTGACCGAGCGGCTGCGCTATCTGGCCAGTCATGATGCACTGACCGGCGTGACCAATCGGGCTGCCTTCCACGAACAGGCCTCGAGGCGGCTTGCCGCAGCGGATCGCAGCACCGCGATGATGATGATAGATCTCGATCATTTTAAATCCGTCAATGACACCTGGGGCCATGCAGCCGGTGACGAGGTCCTGCGCGAGACCGCGCGGCGGGTTGTCCGGATGCTGCGCCCGGCTGATCTGTTTGCACGGGTGGGTGGCGAGGAATTCGTGGTCATGATCAATGGTGTCACGCTTGAGCAGGCGCAATCAGTGGCCGAGCGCCTGCTGACTGTGGTCTCCGAACAACCCGTGCGGGTTGGCGACGTGCCGATCCTGATTGCAGTCACCACCAGCATCGGCCTGGCCGTCGCGCGGCCTGACGGCGCAACCTCTCCGGATGCCCTGATGCAGCAGGCGGATCATGCGCTCTATCAGGCAAAACATGGGGACGTAACCGGGTGGTCACAGTCGGGGTAG
- a CDS encoding tyrosine-type recombinase/integrase produces MTSSDVLEILCPIWVAKAETAPRIRQRISKVMKSAIARGWRKDNPAIGLTDALPKQSEPRQRRRALPYNEVAGLLATVHQSKAGLSTRLCLEFLILTCARSLEARGARWQEIDFETRAWNVPADRMKMKRPHRVPLSKRAIALLREAEGELSMLGTVRKVRVPASHIHTRRG; encoded by the coding sequence GTGACCAGTTCGGACGTCTTGGAGATCCTGTGCCCGATCTGGGTAGCCAAGGCCGAAACTGCGCCACGGATCCGCCAGAGGATCAGCAAGGTGATGAAATCGGCCATCGCGAGGGGGTGGCGCAAAGACAATCCGGCAATTGGCTTGACCGATGCCCTGCCGAAGCAGAGTGAGCCCCGGCAGCGCCGGCGCGCCCTGCCCTACAATGAAGTCGCTGGACTGTTGGCAACAGTCCACCAGTCCAAGGCCGGGCTTTCAACTCGGCTGTGCCTGGAGTTTCTGATCCTGACCTGCGCCCGGTCGCTTGAGGCCAGAGGCGCCCGATGGCAGGAGATTGACTTCGAGACGCGCGCCTGGAATGTGCCTGCGGATCGGATGAAGATGAAGCGGCCCCATCGGGTGCCCTTATCGAAGCGGGCTATCGCCTTGCTGCGTGAGGCCGAGGGCGAGCTTTCAATGCTGGGCACCGTGCGCAAGGTGCGCGTCCCGGCCTCTCACATTCACACGAGAAGGGGATGA
- a CDS encoding extracellular solute-binding protein, producing the protein MKLKNLTGLSLILGLSLSLQAQADTPVAGETAEGSLAGKTLTFVSYGGTFQDGQIAALEQFVAQSGVTLLSDGPTENAKIQAQVESGNVMWDVVDTGDYTPFVHCGTLFQKLDFSKLDISKVPEGQVGECSVPAMNYAIMFLYNKDKWPENGPASWADFFDTEKFPGTRGIPGYSDAEGYMIELALLNDGVAKADLFPADIDRGLNKWRSMRDSLVLWTTGAESAQMMESGEVDMVMVWSGRGKAALENGANYQPVWQDWVVVKDQITIPVGVKDVDAAHALINAYLGADAQSKMAEETSYSPINIDSKPQVDELTASFMTNTPEKQAMAYNQNVQYWVDNYDVLSEKWAEFIAGN; encoded by the coding sequence ATGAAGCTGAAAAACCTCACCGGCCTGTCGCTGATCCTCGGCCTTAGCCTTTCCCTCCAGGCGCAGGCTGATACCCCCGTCGCAGGCGAAACCGCCGAAGGCTCGCTTGCCGGCAAGACGCTGACCTTCGTGTCATATGGTGGCACTTTCCAGGACGGCCAGATCGCGGCCCTTGAACAGTTCGTGGCGCAATCCGGGGTCACGCTCCTGTCGGACGGCCCCACCGAAAACGCCAAGATCCAGGCCCAGGTCGAATCCGGCAATGTGATGTGGGATGTGGTCGATACCGGCGACTACACCCCCTTTGTCCATTGTGGCACCCTGTTCCAGAAGCTCGATTTCTCGAAGCTCGACATTTCGAAAGTGCCGGAAGGCCAGGTCGGGGAGTGCTCAGTTCCCGCGATGAACTATGCGATCATGTTCCTCTACAACAAAGACAAATGGCCCGAGAACGGCCCGGCCTCCTGGGCGGATTTCTTTGATACCGAGAAATTCCCCGGCACCCGTGGCATTCCCGGCTATTCCGATGCCGAAGGCTATATGATCGAGCTCGCGCTTTTGAATGACGGCGTGGCAAAAGCTGATCTTTTCCCGGCAGATATCGACCGTGGCCTGAACAAATGGCGATCGATGCGCGACAGCCTCGTTTTGTGGACCACCGGCGCGGAAAGCGCGCAGATGATGGAATCGGGAGAGGTTGATATGGTCATGGTCTGGTCCGGCCGGGGCAAGGCCGCGCTGGAAAATGGCGCGAATTATCAGCCGGTCTGGCAGGACTGGGTTGTCGTGAAGGATCAGATCACCATCCCGGTCGGCGTCAAGGATGTCGACGCCGCCCATGCTCTGATCAATGCCTATCTCGGCGCCGACGCCCAAAGCAAAATGGCCGAAGAGACCTCGTACTCGCCGATCAATATCGACTCGAAGCCGCAGGTCGATGAGCTGACCGCTTCTTTCATGACCAATACGCCCGAAAAACAGGCGATGGCCTATAATCAGAATGTGCAATACTGGGTCGATAACTATGATGTTCTCAGCGAAAAATGGGCTGAATTCATCGCAGGCAACTAA
- a CDS encoding XRE family transcriptional regulator produces the protein MSQLSDTITAETSDQQRLLAERLRRLRKASGLSLRQLADATGTSASFLSQLERGLTGASTSTLIRIANAFGCSISELFAFTDSAQNPVLRRKDRPTLPEMSGHRKMLLSRRPLTQFEAYVSEFEPGGSTGDEAYSHGDSHEMILVLAGKVQIDLGPQSYQLDEGDSIEFQSSIPHRVANTGKGPASVLFVTSPPTSTTGYLDTFRAGLSERSGEDRTHVKN, from the coding sequence GTGTCACAGCTCAGCGATACAATCACGGCAGAAACCTCGGACCAGCAGCGGCTGCTGGCAGAGCGGCTGCGGCGGTTGCGCAAGGCCAGCGGCCTCTCGCTTCGCCAGCTCGCCGATGCAACCGGGACTTCGGCCAGTTTTCTCAGCCAGCTTGAACGCGGCTTGACCGGTGCCAGCACCTCAACGCTGATCCGCATCGCCAATGCTTTCGGCTGTTCGATCTCCGAGCTTTTCGCCTTCACCGACAGCGCACAAAACCCGGTCTTGCGCCGCAAGGACCGCCCCACCCTGCCCGAGATGAGCGGGCATCGGAAGATGCTGCTCTCGCGCCGGCCCCTGACGCAGTTCGAGGCCTATGTCTCCGAGTTCGAGCCGGGCGGCTCGACCGGCGACGAGGCCTATAGCCACGGCGATTCACATGAAATGATCCTCGTTCTGGCCGGCAAGGTGCAGATCGACCTCGGCCCGCAGAGCTACCAGCTCGACGAGGGCGACAGCATCGAATTCCAGAGCTCGATCCCCCACCGGGTCGCAAATACGGGCAAGGGGCCGGCCTCGGTCCTCTTCGTGACCTCACCGCCCACCTCGACCACCGGCTATCTCGATACGTTCCGCGCTGGCCTCAGCGAAAGATCCGGCGAAGACCGGACCCACGTAAAAAACTGA
- a CDS encoding helix-turn-helix domain-containing protein has protein sequence MTKHDMGQFQLPPVRRDQLHDDVALALDAITAPHPPPRGRQLSAPRPAPDQNGGVGMKTEGDKASLRMERVTVREIARQVAKEAGVKPAVIFGPGRKQKDFRLRALVCFTPRRHGMSYPRIGMALGRDHSTIRSAVINERRRRGEA, from the coding sequence ATGACCAAGCACGATATGGGGCAGTTCCAACTGCCACCCGTTCGCCGTGACCAGTTGCACGACGATGTTGCCCTTGCGCTGGACGCGATCACCGCGCCGCATCCGCCCCCCCGAGGCCGTCAGCTATCTGCGCCACGCCCAGCGCCTGATCAAAACGGGGGTGTCGGCATGAAAACCGAGGGTGACAAAGCATCGCTCCGCATGGAGCGCGTGACTGTGCGCGAGATTGCCCGCCAGGTGGCGAAAGAGGCCGGAGTGAAGCCTGCGGTGATCTTCGGGCCTGGTCGGAAGCAGAAGGACTTCAGGCTGCGCGCCCTGGTCTGCTTCACCCCCCGCCGCCACGGCATGAGCTATCCCAGGATCGGCATGGCTCTTGGCCGGGATCACAGCACCATCCGAAGCGCGGTTATCAATGAGCGGCGCAGGAGGGGTGAGGCATGA
- a CDS encoding helix-turn-helix domain-containing protein codes for MSYSDKVQAEVAARYGVPVRCPVQIIPPGVIAADTGPWASVGAVRRGRLLTAKERLQTAELRDGGASFRELGRYLNRSTSHVYSVLR; via the coding sequence ATGAGCTATTCCGACAAGGTCCAGGCCGAGGTCGCCGCCCGCTATGGCGTCCCGGTGCGCTGCCCCGTCCAGATCATCCCGCCCGGGGTGATCGCAGCAGACACCGGTCCCTGGGCATCAGTTGGGGCTGTCCGGCGCGGGCGCCTGCTCACCGCGAAAGAGCGCTTGCAGACGGCCGAACTACGGGACGGCGGCGCGAGCTTCCGCGAGCTCGGACGATATCTCAACCGCAGCACCAGCCACGTCTACAGCGTTCTGCGGTGA
- a CDS encoding DUF6778 family protein, translated as MSLPIKADIAALVGQDAAGADARGFTQKVRITKHLGMVFHNWLGRFGEDPRNRLGHLCR; from the coding sequence GTGAGCCTCCCGATCAAAGCCGATATTGCCGCTCTGGTCGGTCAGGACGCGGCCGGTGCCGATGCCCGTGGCTTTACCCAAAAGGTCAGGATTACCAAACATCTCGGGATGGTGTTCCACAACTGGCTGGGCAGGTTTGGCGAAGACCCCAGGAACAGATTGGGGCATCTTTGCCGCTGA